Proteins from one Micromonospora sp. M71_S20 genomic window:
- the mraZ gene encoding division/cell wall cluster transcriptional repressor MraZ, which translates to MFLGTHTPRLDDKGRLILPAKFRDELAGGVVITKGQDRCLYAFPMPEFQRIAEQLRAQPMTNKAARAYSRVFFASAHDEVPDKQGRVTIPAHLRAYAALDRDLVVIGASTRVEIWDKAAWETYLAESEDDFADIEEGVLPGGL; encoded by the coding sequence ATGTTTCTCGGCACCCACACCCCGCGCCTGGACGACAAAGGCCGGTTGATCCTCCCGGCGAAGTTCCGGGACGAGTTGGCGGGGGGTGTCGTGATCACCAAAGGGCAGGATCGCTGCCTCTACGCCTTCCCGATGCCCGAGTTCCAGCGGATCGCGGAGCAGTTGCGCGCGCAACCGATGACGAACAAGGCGGCCCGAGCCTACAGCCGGGTCTTCTTCGCCAGCGCGCACGACGAGGTGCCCGACAAGCAGGGCCGGGTGACGATCCCGGCCCACCTGCGGGCCTACGCCGCCCTCGACCGGGATCTGGTCGTGATCGGCGCGAGCACCCGGGTGGAGATCTGGGACAAGGCTGCCTGGGAGACCTATCTCGCGGAGAGCGAAGACGACTTCGCCGACATCGAGGAGGGGGTGCTGCCCGGCGGTCTGTAG
- a CDS encoding septum formation initiator family protein — protein sequence MTIDKRDRRDIAGGGQRAPRSGGRTAAERATRIGTGAPRADRANRQGETRARGAREFPTQGSAALRPAERDAAVTARPPRLRVAPPPPVKVPRAPFAALVVVLVVGGVLGILLVNTKINENAFRLEKLQEQQAKLDVEQQQLNKQIADAEAPGNLEARARKLGLVEAGEPAYIRLPDGKVIGVPQPAGGQPSITSQQGAGG from the coding sequence ATGACTATTGACAAGCGCGACCGCCGGGACATCGCCGGCGGCGGGCAGCGCGCACCGCGGTCGGGGGGCCGGACCGCGGCGGAGCGGGCCACGCGCATCGGGACCGGCGCGCCGCGGGCGGACCGCGCGAACCGGCAGGGGGAGACTCGCGCCCGGGGGGCGCGCGAGTTCCCGACCCAGGGCAGCGCCGCGCTGCGGCCGGCCGAGCGGGACGCCGCCGTCACGGCACGTCCGCCCCGGCTGCGGGTGGCCCCGCCGCCGCCGGTGAAGGTGCCGCGGGCGCCCTTCGCCGCCCTGGTCGTGGTGCTGGTGGTCGGCGGGGTGCTCGGCATCCTGCTGGTCAACACGAAGATCAACGAGAACGCCTTCCGGCTGGAGAAGCTCCAGGAGCAGCAGGCCAAGCTCGACGTGGAGCAGCAGCAGCTGAACAAGCAGATCGCCGACGCGGAGGCCCCGGGCAACCTGGAGGCCCGGGCCCGCAAGCTCGGTCTGGTGGAGGCGGGCGAGCCGGCCTACATCCGGCTGCCCGACGGCAAGGTCATCGGCGTGCCGCAGCCGGCCGGTGGCCAGCCCTCGATCACCAGCCAGCAGGGCGCGGGAGGCTGA
- a CDS encoding penicillin-binding protein 2, translated as MPPRSEEPRRDATGSRRGSSRNAGGRGGEPRSGEPGVGGISDARAYTPRGRTVREQRAGGRAERDADAGPAEQRRTPRSTRSGDPFRPALQVLDGGRAGAGRAGRREAAGRSGVVRTVTPRAPRHDDEPPAPRRRTAPRPARRPDRPAARRPSRKPPKPPRLADPRRRLRLGTVLTLTLFAVIGIRLVVLQAVETPAYAGGGLTDRLRTVTLPAARGAIYDRDGAPLAHSVEARYVYADPTQIEDQQATAKALSPLLGMPASELAEKMKPRKRVNGVDSQFEYLARGVDIDRARQITALELPGIYTHRDERREVPGGDLAANLLGFTSQDMVGLEGLEARYDDVLRGKDGKRVYEVGLGDLAAPIPGGYSETTKAKPGSSLQLTIDRDLQFMVQRMLSRHMAQSKGSTGAAVVIEIPSGEVLAQASHPTYNAAKPVPSEPTDREDAATSFVVDPGSVHKAITFGAALQERVITPDTTMPIANVIMKGDTPFTDTHKAHGKRMSLPGMMAYSSNVGTIQIADKLGPERLIDYQKRFGLGEPTRVGMPGEASGRLLPADEWSGSSAGSVPIGHSVDATPLQMAAVYATIANNGTYVQPRLVKEVIGPDGKRTPTEAPVTRSVLSPENAAALRHILEAVTTVEDATGRAAAIPEWRVAGKTGTGWRLVDGRKQLGEVASFIGMAPAEKPRYVIAVFAHTPSGGGGDIAAPAFRDMMQFTLRHYGVPPSGEKAPKFTVYPR; from the coding sequence GTGCCGCCGAGATCGGAGGAACCGCGCCGGGACGCCACAGGCTCCCGGCGCGGTTCGTCGCGTAACGCCGGTGGCCGGGGCGGCGAGCCGCGCTCCGGCGAGCCGGGGGTCGGTGGCATCTCCGACGCCCGGGCGTACACCCCGCGCGGGCGCACCGTGCGCGAGCAGCGCGCCGGCGGTCGCGCCGAGCGGGACGCCGACGCCGGCCCCGCCGAGCAGCGCAGGACGCCGCGCAGTACCCGCTCGGGCGACCCGTTCCGCCCCGCCCTCCAGGTCCTCGACGGCGGGCGCGCGGGCGCCGGCCGGGCCGGCCGCCGGGAGGCGGCGGGCCGCTCCGGCGTCGTCCGCACCGTCACGCCGCGCGCCCCGCGCCACGACGACGAGCCGCCGGCGCCGCGCCGCCGCACCGCGCCGCGCCCCGCGCGCCGGCCGGACCGTCCCGCCGCCCGGCGGCCGTCGCGCAAGCCGCCGAAGCCGCCCCGGCTGGCCGATCCCCGGCGTCGGCTGCGGCTGGGCACCGTGCTCACCCTGACGCTCTTCGCCGTCATCGGCATCCGGCTGGTCGTCCTCCAGGCCGTGGAGACTCCGGCGTACGCCGGCGGTGGCCTCACCGACCGGCTGCGCACCGTCACCCTGCCGGCGGCGCGCGGCGCCATCTACGACCGGGACGGTGCCCCGCTGGCGCACAGCGTCGAGGCCCGCTACGTCTACGCCGACCCCACCCAGATCGAGGACCAGCAGGCCACCGCCAAGGCGCTGTCCCCGCTGCTCGGCATGCCGGCGTCGGAGCTGGCCGAGAAGATGAAGCCCCGCAAGCGGGTCAACGGCGTCGACTCGCAGTTCGAGTACCTCGCCCGGGGGGTGGACATCGACCGGGCCCGGCAGATCACGGCGCTGGAGCTCCCCGGCATTTACACCCACCGCGACGAGCGGCGCGAGGTGCCCGGCGGGGACCTTGCGGCCAACCTGCTCGGCTTCACCAGCCAGGACATGGTCGGGTTGGAAGGGTTGGAGGCCCGCTACGACGACGTGCTGCGGGGCAAGGACGGCAAGCGGGTCTACGAGGTCGGCCTCGGCGACCTGGCCGCCCCGATCCCCGGCGGCTACAGCGAGACGACGAAGGCCAAGCCGGGCAGCTCGCTCCAGCTCACCATCGACCGCGACCTGCAGTTCATGGTGCAGCGGATGCTGAGCCGGCACATGGCGCAGAGCAAGGGCAGCACCGGCGCCGCCGTGGTGATCGAGATCCCCTCCGGCGAGGTGCTGGCCCAGGCCAGCCACCCCACCTACAACGCCGCGAAGCCCGTGCCGAGCGAGCCGACCGACCGGGAGGACGCGGCCACCAGCTTCGTGGTCGACCCCGGCTCGGTGCACAAGGCGATCACCTTCGGCGCCGCGCTCCAGGAACGCGTGATCACCCCGGACACGACGATGCCGATCGCGAACGTGATCATGAAGGGCGACACCCCGTTCACCGACACCCACAAGGCGCACGGGAAGCGGATGAGCCTGCCCGGCATGATGGCGTACTCGTCGAACGTCGGCACCATCCAGATCGCCGACAAGCTCGGCCCGGAGCGGCTCATCGACTACCAGAAGCGCTTCGGCCTCGGCGAGCCGACGCGGGTGGGCATGCCCGGGGAGGCCAGCGGGCGGCTGCTGCCGGCCGACGAGTGGAGCGGGTCGTCGGCCGGGTCGGTGCCGATCGGGCACAGCGTGGACGCCACGCCGCTGCAGATGGCCGCCGTCTACGCGACGATCGCCAACAACGGCACGTACGTGCAGCCGCGCCTGGTCAAGGAGGTGATCGGGCCGGACGGGAAGCGTACGCCGACCGAAGCACCGGTCACCCGGTCGGTGCTCAGCCCGGAGAACGCCGCCGCGTTGCGGCACATCCTGGAGGCGGTCACCACGGTCGAGGACGCGACCGGCAGGGCCGCGGCGATCCCCGAGTGGCGGGTCGCCGGCAAGACCGGCACCGGCTGGCGGCTGGTCGACGGGCGTAAGCAGCTCGGCGAGGTGGCCTCGTTCATCGGGATGGCCCCGGCCGAGAAGCCGCGCTACGTGATCGCGGTCTTCGCGCACACCCCCTCCGGCGGGGGTGGGGACATCGCGGCCCCCGCGTTCCGGGACATGATGCAGTTCACGCTGCGTCACTACGGGGTGCCGCCGAGTGGGGAGAAGGCCCCGAAGTTCACGGTCTATCCGCGTTGA
- a CDS encoding UDP-N-acetylmuramoyl-L-alanyl-D-glutamate--2,6-diaminopimelate ligase, with protein MRPEPDDRVGSDAVPGNPRPRTVIGVRLGDLAARLAVEPPEGAAELVVTGVTHASQEVRPGDLYAALPGARRHGAEFAAGAAAAGAVAVLTDPAGAAAVAEAGLPALVVSDPRAALGTLAAAVYGDPTEGLTVIGVTGTAGKTSTAYLVESGLRAAGHTTGLIGTVETRLGDLAIDSVRTTPEATDLHAMLAAARERGVTAVVMEVSSHALAMGRVGGVRFTVGGYTNFGSDHLDFHADTADYFAAKAQLFDGRCAVEVLNHDDPALKSLYGPATVSYSAAGDPTATWWADGIGGEGYAQRFTAHGPDGLTLPAGVALPGRHNVANALLAIAALVAAGVDPRTAAAGVAACGGVPGRLELVDAPGPVRGVVDYAHKADAIVAALAALREYGAGRLICVIGAGGDRDRGKRPVMGAAAAEGADVVLVTDDNPRTEDPAAIRAEVLAGARGAGTAARVEEVADRRTAIDAAVRLAEPGDVVAVLGKGHERGQEIGGEVLPFDDRTELADALRARFADPAGQR; from the coding sequence GTGCGGCCGGAACCGGACGACCGGGTAGGGTCTGACGCCGTGCCCGGCAATCCTCGTCCCCGTACCGTGATCGGTGTCCGGCTCGGCGACCTCGCCGCCCGGCTCGCCGTCGAGCCCCCGGAGGGCGCCGCCGAGCTGGTGGTGACCGGGGTGACCCACGCCAGCCAGGAGGTCCGCCCCGGCGACCTGTACGCGGCCCTGCCGGGCGCCCGCCGCCACGGCGCGGAGTTCGCCGCTGGCGCGGCGGCCGCCGGCGCGGTGGCCGTGCTGACCGATCCGGCCGGTGCCGCCGCGGTGGCCGAGGCGGGCCTGCCGGCGCTGGTGGTGTCCGACCCGCGCGCGGCGCTGGGCACCCTCGCCGCAGCCGTCTACGGCGACCCGACCGAGGGCCTGACGGTGATCGGGGTGACCGGCACGGCCGGCAAGACCTCGACGGCCTACCTGGTCGAGTCCGGCCTGCGCGCCGCCGGCCACACCACCGGCCTGATCGGCACCGTCGAGACCCGCCTCGGCGACCTGGCGATCGACAGCGTGCGCACCACCCCCGAGGCCACCGACCTGCACGCCATGCTGGCCGCCGCCCGCGAGCGCGGCGTCACCGCCGTGGTCATGGAGGTCTCCAGCCACGCCCTGGCGATGGGCCGGGTCGGCGGGGTCCGGTTCACGGTCGGCGGCTACACCAACTTCGGCTCCGACCACCTGGACTTCCACGCCGACACGGCGGACTACTTCGCCGCGAAGGCTCAGCTGTTCGACGGGCGCTGCGCGGTCGAGGTGCTCAACCACGACGACCCGGCGCTGAAGTCGCTGTACGGCCCGGCGACGGTCAGCTACTCGGCGGCCGGCGACCCGACCGCCACCTGGTGGGCCGACGGGATCGGCGGCGAGGGGTACGCGCAGCGGTTCACCGCGCACGGCCCGGACGGGCTGACCCTGCCGGCCGGCGTGGCGCTGCCGGGCCGGCACAACGTGGCCAACGCCCTGCTGGCCATCGCCGCGCTGGTCGCCGCCGGGGTGGACCCGCGGACCGCCGCCGCCGGGGTCGCCGCGTGCGGCGGGGTCCCCGGCCGGCTGGAGCTGGTGGACGCCCCCGGCCCGGTCCGGGGCGTGGTCGACTACGCGCACAAGGCGGACGCGATCGTCGCCGCGCTGGCGGCGCTGCGGGAGTACGGCGCCGGCCGGCTGATCTGCGTGATCGGTGCCGGCGGGGACCGGGACCGGGGCAAGCGGCCGGTGATGGGCGCCGCCGCGGCGGAGGGAGCCGACGTGGTGCTGGTGACCGACGACAACCCGCGCACCGAGGATCCGGCGGCGATCCGGGCCGAGGTGCTCGCCGGCGCCCGGGGGGCCGGCACGGCGGCCCGCGTCGAGGAGGTGGCCGACCGCCGGACGGCGATCGACGCGGCGGTCCGACTGGCCGAGCCGGGCGACGTGGTCGCGGTGCTCGGCAAGGGTCACGAACGCGGGCAGGAGATCGGTGGCGAGGTGCTCCCGTTCGACGACCGCACCGAGCTGGCCGACGCGCTGCGGGCGCGCTTCGCCGACCCGGCGGGTCAGCGGTGA
- the murF gene encoding UDP-N-acetylmuramoyl-tripeptide--D-alanyl-D-alanine ligase, producing the protein MIPLSLAEVASAVDGRLAGADPQARVTGPVEFDSRKVRPGALFVAFPGEKVDGHDYAAGAVAAGAVAVLGTRAVPGVPMVLVDDALAALGRLARAVVDRLPGLTVVGLTGSSGKTTTKDLIAQLTARLGPTVAPPGSFNNELGHPYTALQAGPETRYLVMEKGARGVGHVRYLCDVVPPRISVVLNVGVAHIGEFGSVETIALAKGELVEALPTDGLAVLNADDPLVDAMASRTVARVVRYGEAPHADVRAEDVTLDERGRPAYTLVTPEGTAPVRLGLTGRHQVSNSLAAAAVARELGMPLAELATALGAMGLVSTRRMDVFERADGVTVIDDSYNANPASMAVALRALTGIGRERRTVAVLGYMAELGPFERDGHAEVGRLAAELGVDRLLVVGEPAAPIHEGATSVGDWGGESVLLTDQAAAVEVLRSELRPGDVVLVKGSRYRTWEVADALRADAAGDGSGPTATGGGAA; encoded by the coding sequence GTGATCCCGCTCAGCCTGGCCGAGGTCGCCTCGGCGGTCGACGGGCGGCTGGCCGGCGCCGACCCGCAGGCCCGGGTCACCGGTCCGGTCGAGTTCGACTCGCGCAAGGTGCGCCCGGGTGCGCTCTTCGTCGCCTTCCCGGGCGAGAAGGTGGACGGGCACGACTACGCCGCCGGCGCGGTGGCGGCCGGCGCGGTGGCCGTGCTCGGCACCCGCGCGGTGCCCGGCGTGCCGATGGTGCTGGTCGACGACGCGCTGGCCGCGCTGGGCCGGCTGGCCCGCGCGGTGGTCGACCGGCTGCCCGGGCTCACCGTCGTCGGGTTGACCGGCTCGTCGGGCAAGACCACCACCAAGGACCTGATCGCGCAGCTCACCGCCCGGCTCGGCCCGACCGTCGCCCCGCCCGGGTCGTTCAACAACGAGCTTGGGCACCCGTACACGGCGTTGCAGGCCGGGCCCGAGACCCGCTACCTGGTGATGGAGAAGGGCGCCCGGGGGGTGGGGCACGTGCGCTACCTCTGCGACGTGGTGCCGCCCCGGATCTCCGTGGTGCTCAACGTCGGGGTGGCGCACATCGGCGAGTTCGGCTCGGTGGAGACGATCGCGCTGGCGAAGGGCGAGCTGGTCGAGGCGTTGCCCACCGACGGCCTGGCCGTGCTGAACGCCGACGACCCGCTGGTCGACGCGATGGCCTCGCGTACGGTCGCCCGGGTGGTCCGCTACGGCGAGGCGCCGCACGCCGACGTGCGGGCCGAGGACGTGACGCTGGACGAGCGGGGACGGCCCGCGTACACCCTCGTCACCCCGGAGGGGACCGCGCCGGTGCGGCTCGGGTTGACCGGCCGGCACCAGGTGTCCAACTCGCTCGCCGCCGCCGCGGTGGCCCGCGAACTGGGCATGCCGCTGGCCGAGCTGGCCACCGCGCTGGGCGCCATGGGGCTGGTCTCCACCCGTCGGATGGACGTCTTCGAACGCGCCGACGGGGTGACCGTGATCGACGACTCGTACAACGCCAACCCCGCCTCGATGGCGGTCGCGCTGCGCGCGCTGACCGGCATCGGGCGGGAGCGGCGCACCGTCGCGGTGCTCGGCTACATGGCCGAGCTTGGCCCGTTCGAACGCGACGGGCACGCCGAGGTCGGCCGGCTCGCGGCCGAACTGGGCGTCGACCGGCTGCTCGTGGTGGGCGAGCCGGCCGCGCCGATCCACGAAGGCGCGACATCGGTAGGGGACTGGGGAGGAGAGTCGGTGCTGCTCACCGATCAGGCGGCGGCCGTCGAGGTGCTGCGCAGCGAGTTACGACCGGGCGACGTCGTCCTGGTGAAGGGCTCCCGGTACCGCACCTGGGAGGTGGCCGACGCGCTGCGCGCGGACGCCGCCGGGGACGGATCCGGCCCGACGGCGACGGGGGGCGGCGCCGCATGA
- the mraY gene encoding phospho-N-acetylmuramoyl-pentapeptide-transferase gives MRAVIVAIGVAFLVSLFCTPIAIKVFARLKAGQPIRSNLGLASNEGKKGTPTMGGVVFILATVIAYVAGHLALTTLPDAQIAQVEPTITALVLLGLMVFSGAVGFIDDFLKVRKRHSGGLNKRGKLLGQILVGAVFGVVALYFPSTMTDASGAETNTETVGSTTLSFIRDIPALDVTKIGAVVIFIFVVMAATNGVNLTDGLDGLATGASVMVLAAYALIAFWQYRHWCADPNYTQDYCYAVRDPLEIALIAGAAAGACVGFLWWNTSPARIFMGDTGALGLGGLIAGMAMSTRTILLLPIIGGLFVIITMSVVIQIISFRTTGKRVFRMSPLQHHFELAGWSEVNIVVRFWIIAGIGVAIALGLFYSEFLANMT, from the coding sequence ATGAGGGCGGTCATCGTCGCCATCGGGGTGGCCTTCCTGGTCTCGCTGTTCTGCACCCCGATCGCGATCAAGGTGTTCGCCCGGCTGAAGGCCGGCCAGCCGATCCGATCAAACCTCGGGCTCGCCAGCAACGAGGGCAAGAAGGGCACGCCGACGATGGGCGGCGTGGTGTTCATCCTCGCCACGGTCATCGCGTACGTGGCCGGTCACCTGGCCCTGACGACCCTGCCGGACGCGCAGATCGCCCAGGTCGAGCCGACCATCACCGCCCTGGTGCTGCTGGGACTGATGGTCTTCTCCGGCGCGGTCGGCTTCATCGACGACTTCCTCAAGGTGCGCAAGCGGCACAGCGGCGGTCTCAACAAGCGCGGCAAGCTGCTCGGGCAGATCCTGGTCGGCGCGGTCTTCGGCGTCGTGGCGCTCTACTTCCCGAGCACCATGACCGACGCCTCGGGGGCCGAGACCAACACCGAGACCGTGGGCAGCACGACGCTCAGCTTCATCCGGGACATCCCGGCGCTGGACGTCACCAAGATCGGTGCGGTGGTCATCTTCATCTTCGTGGTGATGGCCGCGACCAACGGCGTCAACCTCACCGACGGCCTCGACGGCCTGGCCACCGGCGCCTCGGTGATGGTCCTCGCCGCGTACGCGCTGATCGCCTTCTGGCAGTACCGGCACTGGTGCGCCGACCCGAACTACACCCAGGACTACTGCTACGCCGTCCGGGACCCGCTGGAGATCGCGCTGATCGCCGGCGCGGCGGCCGGGGCCTGCGTCGGCTTCCTGTGGTGGAACACCTCGCCGGCGCGGATCTTCATGGGCGACACCGGCGCGCTGGGCCTCGGCGGCCTCATCGCCGGCATGGCGATGTCCACCCGGACGATCCTGCTGCTGCCGATCATCGGTGGCCTCTTCGTGATCATCACGATGTCCGTGGTGATCCAGATCATCTCGTTCCGTACCACCGGCAAGCGGGTGTTCCGGATGTCGCCGTTGCAGCACCACTTCGAGCTCGCCGGGTGGAGCGAGGTCAACATCGTGGTCCGGTTCTGGATCATCGCCGGCATCGGCGTGGCCATCGCGCTGGGCCTGTTCTACAGCGAGTTCCTCGCCAACATGACCTGA
- a CDS encoding FtsW/RodA/SpoVE family cell cycle protein encodes MAALRGLLDRPLASYYLLLSSAGLLLLIGLTMVFSATSVRDYAESGNASTSLVKQAIFAVIGIVAFWACQRLPATTYRTLGRPLLFTAIGLLLVLNLLLVYARLTKQDSAQIGPVEARLLWLFVGGIQVQPSEFAKFALVLWGAHVIARKGAALGWWRELATPLFPVVGLLFVLVGYNDLGTMLCLLALVVGLLWAAGVRKRVFAALSAVGLLGIGVLVAVASLGAGSGETGAENYRLARLTSFIDPPPLDACKDAGCYQIAQARYAIENGGWFGVGLGKSIAKWQWLPAAENDFIFAVVAEELGVVGCVVVVALFAVLAYTGLRIARRVEDPFRRLAAAAATTWLVGQAVINIGGVVGLLPLTGVPLPFISDGGSALVVTLAAIGMLASFARAEPDAARALHARPPARWVRLLWAPLPPLPGRRRRPAAPPAARGSVPRSRERRPDDVAAPRGVRLDRTRRGSADERRR; translated from the coding sequence CTGGCCGCGCTGCGCGGGCTGCTGGACCGGCCGCTGGCCTCCTACTACCTGCTGCTGTCCAGCGCCGGCCTGCTGCTGCTGATCGGCCTGACCATGGTCTTCTCCGCGACCAGCGTCCGGGACTACGCGGAGAGCGGCAACGCCTCGACGTCCCTGGTCAAGCAGGCGATCTTCGCGGTGATCGGCATCGTCGCGTTCTGGGCGTGCCAGCGGCTGCCGGCGACGACCTACCGGACGCTGGGCCGGCCGCTGCTGTTCACCGCCATCGGCCTGCTGCTGGTGCTCAACCTGTTGCTCGTGTACGCCCGGCTGACCAAGCAGGACTCGGCTCAGATCGGCCCGGTCGAGGCCCGGCTGCTCTGGCTCTTCGTCGGCGGCATCCAGGTGCAGCCCTCCGAGTTCGCGAAGTTCGCCCTGGTGCTCTGGGGGGCCCACGTGATCGCCCGCAAGGGCGCCGCGCTGGGCTGGTGGCGCGAGCTGGCCACCCCGCTCTTCCCGGTGGTGGGCCTGCTCTTCGTCCTCGTCGGCTACAACGACCTGGGCACGATGCTCTGCCTGCTGGCCCTGGTGGTGGGGCTGCTCTGGGCGGCCGGGGTGCGCAAGCGGGTCTTCGCCGCGCTCTCCGCGGTGGGCCTGCTCGGCATCGGCGTGCTGGTCGCGGTGGCCTCGCTCGGCGCCGGCTCGGGCGAGACGGGCGCGGAGAACTACCGGCTGGCCCGGCTGACCTCCTTCATCGACCCGCCCCCACTCGACGCGTGCAAGGACGCGGGCTGCTACCAGATCGCCCAGGCCCGGTACGCGATCGAGAACGGCGGGTGGTTCGGCGTCGGCCTCGGCAAGAGCATCGCCAAGTGGCAGTGGCTGCCGGCGGCGGAGAACGACTTCATCTTCGCCGTGGTCGCCGAGGAGCTGGGCGTCGTCGGGTGCGTCGTGGTGGTGGCGCTCTTCGCCGTGCTGGCGTACACGGGGCTGCGGATCGCCCGTCGGGTCGAGGACCCGTTCCGCCGGCTCGCCGCCGCGGCGGCGACCACCTGGCTGGTCGGCCAGGCGGTGATCAACATCGGCGGGGTGGTCGGCCTGCTGCCGCTGACCGGTGTGCCGCTGCCGTTCATCTCCGACGGCGGGAGCGCACTGGTCGTCACCCTCGCCGCCATCGGGATGCTCGCCTCCTTCGCCCGTGCCGAACCCGACGCCGCCAGAGCGCTGCATGCCCGTCCGCCGGCCCGATGGGTCCGACTACTCTGGGCCCCGTTGCCGCCGCTTCCCGGGCGGCGCCGCCGTCCGGCGGCGCCCCCGGCTGCCCGAGGGTCCGTACCCC